In a genomic window of Brettanomyces nanus chromosome 1, complete sequence:
- a CDS encoding uncharacterized protein (CAZy:GH47~BUSCO:EOG09341WRB) has product MTYGFPFDEVKPISCVPNKRNIRDPTDTVRNDVMGNFTVTLFDNLDTFIVMNDSEGFQKSVETIKSLYTKFDIDSTVQVFETNIRVLGGLLSAHLFASDPRKSHSLPHYDGFLLRLAYDLGKRLLLAFDNNMNENFDLNGKKRTDTSGILIPFPRTNLLKGPKKVPKKIQTEQCVSGVTSLILEFSLLSRLSHDPIFEDITRQTFLKVWYSRSPLDLLPMTIQTSKFAFTDRLTGIGASVDSFYEYALKYSILFDDEQFYQIWSKSYKALLTHSQNTSGFFANVNVATGMEASEWIDSLGAFFPGLQVLAGDVKNAVRLHKVYMKLWNYYGAIPERWNYNTQRPQSLFKYLGRPYREGDTLEDVDISSTDEVLLRSSIALEWYPLRPELAESTYHLYRATKDPFYLRVGEAILKRFREEFIAPCGFGGVLDIRSGARQDRMESFVLSETLKYLYLLFDESNELNQNGNGNLIFSTEGHPFWYDKKVKEYSGIDLVSEVKKGVNESNCESSFLKLFSETNWDLQFEDSFASFKSNFYEYAQDNWTEIFVTRSVQQYFQSQGLGNLSEGQRALVDLNLYRKITPLFEEKLHKIGPATDANLVLDRDYLKLEKCQTKAATEFIYSTVFSRDPSFYHLDDAYSITLRRPEYLSQNQNLELELEPDFYDKFTAGNSVCNASPDSSIFEAVMDNGGLFHRAKISRVERRNDSKSLGLYIEDLAGFRSVFESVEDGDLDVHGEYVNEDSLKQFNCTEKLFRVLKINGYWVPEGETIWVSSNSKRLNISEGIEYNDGGVILVNSIPVENMKVWNER; this is encoded by the coding sequence TCTGTTGAGACAATCAAATCGCTGTACACGAAGTTCGACATCGACTCAACTgtccaagtatttgaaaCTAACATTCGTGTACTTGGTGGATTATTAAGTGCACATCTATTTGCATCCGATCCTAGGAAAAGTCACTCATTGCCTCACTATGATGGATTTTTACTTCGGCTGGCTTATGATCTTGGTAAAAGGTTATTGTTGGCTTTTGATAATAACATGAATGAGAATTTTGATCTGAACGGCAAGAAACGTACTGATACCTCCGGGATCCTAATTCCTTTTCCGAGaacaaacttgttgaaaggACCAAAGAAGGTTCccaagaagatccagaCAGAGCAGTGTGTTTCAGGTGTGACTTCACTTATTTTAGAGTTTTCGCTTCTTTCAAGGCTCTCTCACGATCCTATATTTGAAGACATTACTCGCCAGACGTTTCTAAAGGTCTGGTACTCAAGATCCCCTCTCGATCTTCTTCCTATGACTATTCAAACTAGCAAGTTTGCTTTCACAGATCGCTTGACTGGTATTGGAGCCTCTGTGGACTCCTTCTATGAATATGCATTGAAGTATTCCATTCTATTTGACGATGAGCAATTTTACCAAATATGGTCCAAATCCTATAAGGCATTATTGACACATTCACAAAACACTTCAGGATTTTTTGCCAATGTGAATGTGGCCACTGGAATGGAGGCTAGTGAGTGGATTGATTCATTGGGTGCATTTTTTCCAGGCTTGCAGGTACTTGCGGGTGACGTAAAGAATGCTGTTCGGTTGCATAAGGTGTACATGAAGCTCTGGAACTATTATGGTGCCATTCCTGAACGCTGGAATTACAATACTCAACGTCCACAATCCCTCTTCAAATATCTTGGAAGACCTTATAGGGAAGGAGACACTCTTGAAGATGTGGACATATCGTCCACAGATGAAGTGCTTCTAAGAAGTTCAATAGCATTAGAATGGTATCCGTTGAGACCAGAACTTGCAGAGTCTACTTATCATCTTTATAGAGCTACTAAGGATCCATTTTATCTTCGCGTGGGTGAAGCTATTCTCAAAAGGTTTAGAGAGGAGTTTATTGCGCCTTGTGGATTTGGTGGAGTTCTTGATATCCGAAGCGGTGCACGCCAAGATCGCATGGAGAGCTTTGTGCTTAGTGAAACATTGAAGTACTTGTATTTGTTGTTTGATGAGAGCAATGAATTGAATCAGAATGGTAATGGCAACCTGATTTTTTCTACGGAGGGGCATCCGTTTTGGTACGATAAGAAAGTCAAGGAATACAGTGGAATAGATCTTGTTTCTGAGGTTAAGAAAGGGGTGAATGAAAGTAACTGTGAAAGCTCTTTTCTTAAACTTTTTAGTGAAACTAATTGGGATCTACAGTTTGAAGACTCATTTGCTAGTTTTAAGAGCAATTTCTATGAGTATGCCCAGGATAATTGGACAGAGATATTCGTAACGAGGAGTGTTCAGCAGTATTTCCAATCTCAAGGATTGGGAAATCTATCTGAAGGTCAGAGAGCACTAGTTGACCTAAATCTTTACAGAAAAATTACTCCGTTATTTGAGGAGAAGCTGCATAAAATTGGACCTGCTACAGATGCCAATCTAGTTTTAGATCGAGATTATTTGAAATTAGAAAAATGCCAAACAAAGGCTGCCACGGAGTTTATTTATTCAACTGTTTTCAGTAGGGACCCTTCTTTTTACCATTTGGATGATGCATATTCTATTACGTTGAGAAGGCCGGAATATCTCTCCCAAAACCAGAATCTGGAGTTAGAACTAGAGCCAGATTTTTATGATAAATTTACTGCTGGTAATTCCGTGTGTAATGCGTCTCCAGACAGTTCGATCTTTGAGGCTGTCATGGATAATGGAGGTCTTTTCCACCGGGCGAAAATTAGTCGGGtagagagaagaaacgaCAGCAAAAGTTTAGGTCTCTATATTGAGGATTTAGCAGGGTTCCGAAGCGTTTTTGAATCAGTTGAAGATGGCGATTTGGATGTTCACGGAGAATACGTAAACGAGGACAGCTTGAAGCAATTCAACTGTACGGAAAAATTATTCCGAGTGCTTAAAATCAATGGGTATTGGGTTCCTGAAGGAGAGACAATTTGGGTCAGCTCCAATTCgaagagattgaatatCAGCGAGGGAATTGAGTATAATGATGGTGGTGTTATATTAGTGAATAGCATCCCGGTAGAGAACATGAAAGTATGGAATgagagatga
- the SCH9 gene encoding Serine/threonine-protein kinase, which translates to MHEQLPQELQQSQQLPDIITDSSRATSPPPPRDFPSGMLPHTATPTIALSDNSFALGTTIKGEHNALKSHLDQAQQPPQSNLTAQLQTKQLPEATTSDLLPSSSTRNNSKNSNSTVHSNSTLQGSGNASVDAINNASNISRSAGNSIASDSDTNQSPVPRGKLRINLIEATDLNVTSGDSQPYVVCTFEGSEVVTSGPERFGSHHKSQHHQFQGAEMMTSIDGQLESHNQPIRPVVSRQTSSHQSLNIRNNNNNCENRDSSSLDRNYNAGNPIWQHSSIFDVIGNASDVEISIYDGAQDDFFLGHVRIRPRTDSENKTEGWYTLRPRISSEMVTGTVRIKFEYTNIGKSHYSPQDFKILRLLGKGTFGQVFQVKKKDTNRVYAMKVLSKKVIVKKKEVAHTIGERDIMVRTSAADSAFIVMLKFSFQTPTDLYLVTDFMSGGELFWHLQREGRFSEDRAKFYIAELVMALEHLHDNGIVYRDLKPENILLDANGHIALCDFGLSKANLSGNGTTNTFCGTTEYLAPEVLLDESGYTKMVDFWSLGVLIFEMCCGWSPFYAENTQQMYKNIAFGKVRFPKEVLSPEGRSFVKGLLNRNPKHRLGAIDDARELRAHPFLHDIEWHLLRERKIPPPFVPHIVNELDTSNFDPEFTNASTSAINRQLMLGSTPLSQAMQDKFKGFTYVDDSTMFDHLSSLSVKKGNSLKPQYGSLIPGDPNMPPDEEVIEDDTDFDEDDEGESRNEDEDMDVDDEFVNGPFDL; encoded by the exons ATGCATG AACAACTACCACAGGAATTACAGCAGTCACAGCAGCTACCAGATATTATCACAGATTCTTCTAGAGCTACATCTCCGCCTCCTCCAAGAGACTTCCCTTCAGGTATGCTGCCTCATACTGCCACTCCAACCATCGCCCTTAGCGATAATTCTTTTGCCCTGGGAACCACCATCAAGGGAGAGCATAATGCACTGAAGTCGCATTTAGATCAAGCTCAGCAACCTCCACAAAGTAACTTGACTGCGCAACTGCAAACTAAGCAACTACCAGAGGCAACCACTTCAGATTTGCTGCCAAGCTCGTCTACTCgcaacaacagcaagaACAGTAATTCGACTGTTCATAGTAATTCGACCTTGCAAGGCAGTGGGAATGCCAGTGTTGACGCCATCAATAATGCCAGCAACATCAGCCGTAGTGCGGGCAACTCAATTGCATCTGACAGTGATACCAATCAATCCCCCGTTCCTCGGGGTAAGCTTCGGATTAATCTTATCGAGGCTACAGATTTGAATGTCACATCTGGAGATTCACAGCCTTATGTTGTGTGTACATTTGAAGGTTCTGAAGTGGTGACTAGCGGACCAGAAAGATTTGGCTCCCACCACAAATctcagcatcatcaattcCAAGGTGCGGAAATGATGACTAGCATAGACGGGCAGTTAGAATCTCACAACCAGCCTATTAGACCGGTCGTCAGTAGACAAACCTCATCGCATCAGAGTCTCAATATTCGAAACAACAATAACAATTGTGAGAATAGGGACAGTAGTAGCCTTGACAGAAACTACAATGCAGGCAACCCAATTTGGCAACATTCGTCTATCTTTGACGTCATTGGAAATGCTTCTGATGTTGAGATTTCTATCTATGATGGTGCACAGGatgatttctttcttggtcACGTGCGTATCCGTCCAAGAACAGATTCCGAGAATAAAACTGAGGGATGGTACACCCTTCGTCCACGTATCTCGTCTGAAATGGTCACTGGAACCGTCCGTATTAAGTTCGAGTACACCAACATTGGCAAGTCACACTATTCGCCTCAGGATTTCAAGATTTTGCGTCTTCTCGGTAAAGGTACTTTCGGTCAAGTCTTCcaggtgaagaagaaagatacCAATCGCGTCTATGCCATGAAAGTTCTTTCGAAAAAGGTCatagtgaagaaaaaggaggTGGCTCATACAATTGGCGAGCGTGATATCATGGTTCGTACTTCGGCTGCCGATTCCGCCTTTATTGTCATGCTcaaattttcttttcagaCGCCTACCGATTTGTACCTTGTCACAGACTTCATGAGCGGTGGAGAATTGTTCTGGCACTTGCAGCGCGAGGGTCGGTTCAGTGAAGATCGGGCAAAATTCTACATTGCGGAGTTAGTTATGGCTCTAGAACATTTGCACGATAACGGTATTGTCTACCGTGATTTGAAGCCGGAGAATATTTTGTTGGATGCCAATGGACATATTGCGCTATGTGATTTCGGTCTATCCAAGGCCAACTTGTCTGGCAATGGTACCACTAACACCTTTTGTGGCACTACCGAATATTTGGCTCCGGAGGTCTTGTTGGATGAATCAGGATACACCAAGATGGTTGATTTCTGGTCTTTGGGTGTTCTAATCTTTGAGATGTGTTGTGGATGGTCACCGTTTTATGCTGAAAACACTCAGCAGATGTATAAGAACATTGCATTCGGCAAGGTCCGTTTCCCTAAGGAAGTTTTGTCGCCGGAGGGGCGCTCCTTTGTCAAAGGATTACTTAACAGAAACCCTAAGCATCGTCTTGGTGCTATTGATGATGCTAGGGAACTTCGTGCTCATCCTTTCTTACATGACATTGAGTGGCATCTACTTCgggaaagaaagattccTCCTCCGTTTGTGCCTCATATTGTCAATGAACTGGACACTTCGAACTTTGATCCCGAGTTTACCAATGCTTCGACCTCCGCCATTAATAGGCAACTGATGCTGGGATCAACTCCTTTATCTCAGGCCATGCAGGACAAATTTAAAGGATTTACTTACGTTGATGATTCCACCATGTTCGATCATCTGAGCAGTTTGTCAGTTAAAAAAGGCAACTCTCTCAAACCACAATACGGTTCATTGATCCCGGGCGATCCTAATATGCCTCCCGATGAGGAAGTTATTGAGGACGACACTGATTTCGATGAGGAcgatgaaggtgaaagCCGaaatgaggatgaagatatggaTGTTGATGACGAGTTTGTAAATGGACCTTTTGATCTGTGA